A region of the Peredibacter starrii genome:
ATGCTCAAGAGTATGTAGATAATCAAGATTTCGCCAAAGCGGTGGAACTCTACGAACGCGTTTTAAAAAAGAACCCTTCAAAAGTTATCAAGACCAAGATCAACTACCAGTTGGCCGATATCTATTATCTTTATCTGAATGAACAGGTGAAGGCGCTGAACTACTACCAGTACATCGTGGACAACGAAGAGAACCCTCTCTTCCAGGTGAAGGCGATGGAAAAAATCGCGGACATTAATTTCACCTTCTCTAAAAACTACACTGAGGCGATTCGAGTTTATAAGATTCTGATGAACTTCAAGCCGCGTTTTAAGCAGTATGATTATTATTTTCTGCGCGTGGGTGAGTCCTATTTTGAAATGGGAAAATACGATAAGGCACGGGAGATTTTTACTCAGATCCTGAGTCAGCCTGCCAACCCCTATTACGTCGAGGCCTATAACCAATTGGGCCTTATCGAGTTTTATAATAAGAACTGGGACAAAGCGGTCGAATATTGGATGGAGTATTTAAAGCGGGAACGACGTCGTGATCAGATCATTAATGTAAAATTCCTGATCGCCAATGCCTACGAATCCAATGAGAAGCTGAAAGAGGCCTATAACATCTACTATTCGCTTCTTCCGGTATACCCAAATCCAGATGTGCTCCGCGCTCGTTTGAAGTCAGTTTACGCTCGCAGAGTTGCCAGAAAACGTTAGACCAAAAGTTAACTTTCCTTTATCTTATTTTAAACAATTTTGACTGGCGGTAATCATGTCTAGCTGGCAGAAGGCCCTCGCAATTGCACTTGGTCTCCCTTCAACGATCTTAGGTGTGTTTTTCGGCTTTCAGGCCCTAGTTGAGCACAAAGTCATATCTCAGGGTATGGCCCAAGGCTTTTTGATCGCGGTCGTTGTTATGATGCTAATTAAGATGATCCAGGTCTCATGGAAAAAAAAGAAATAGATAAAAGGTTTTACCTTCTTTCTGCCCTAAATATTATTCCCGCCCTCATTTTGGGTGACGGTTTAACCATAGACTCCCTGGTTTTAATTGGTGGTCTTGTCGTTTTGGTTTTGAACCATACCGTATTGGTTAACATCGTAAAATCAGTAGTGGCCGCAAGTCGGGATGGTGAGGATGCCAAGCGTCACACTTCAAGGATCTTGGTCCTGTTCCTGGTTAAGTTTGGACTTTTATTTAGTCTGATCGCGATCATCTATCTCTATAAAAAAGCTCTGATTACAAAACTTTTTTTGATTATCTTTTTCCAATTGATAATTCAGGTCGTAAGTATTAAAAACAACTATCAAAATAGTTAGGACATACACATGAAACTTTTAGGTCTTCTTGGCTTATTTCTGGCTCAATCTGCCTTCGCTTCAGGCGGCTTCAACTTCTTTAATGAAGCTTCTCACGCATTCCACGTTCCGGCCCACACTCTAGCTCTTGTTGCTGGTTCGTTGATTATGATTGTTGCCGGTGTTCTTTACCGCGCTCAAATCTCTTCAGCTAAGAACGTAATCATTCCTGCGAAAGGAATCAATGTTCGTAACTTGATCGAGGCCCTTGGTCAGGCAATGTACGGAACTGCAAAAACTGTTATGGGTGAAGATGCTACGAAGAAATATTTTTCTTACGTAATCTTCGTTTTCTTCTTTATTCTTATCAACAACTTGATCGGTATTCTTCCTGGTTCAATGTCAGCTAACCAGAACCTGAATACGACTCTTGCTCTTGGTATTTTCACTTTCTTCTATTTTAACTTCCAAGGTATTCGTGCTGTTGGTTTCGTTAACTATATGAAGCACTTTGCTGGTCCAATGCCGGCTCTTGCGCTTCTTATTTTCCCTATCGAAATCATTTCAGTTTCAGTTCGTCCTCTATCACTTGCTCTTCGTCTTCGCGGGAACATGGATGGTGACCACTTGATTCTTGGGATCTTCTCTGAACTAGTTCCTTACATCGTTCCAATCCCATTCTACGCAATGGGTATGTTCGTAGGGTTCCTTCAGGCCTTCGTATTTACACTACTAACAATGATTTATATTGGTATGGCGACTGCTCATCACGATCATGGTGATCACGAGCACCACCACTAAGAATCAAATAACTGTCTAACAAAGGAAAATAAAATGGACGTTAATTCATGGGTTGTTCTTTCTGCTGCTCTAACTTTCGCTGCTGCTGTACTTGGCGGAACATTCGCTCAAGGTAAAGCTGCTTCTGTAGCTCTTGAAGGTATCGCTCGTAACCCAGCTGCTGCTGAAAAACTTCAAACTCCAATGATTCTTGCTCTAGCTCTAGTAGAATCACTAGTTCTTTTCGGTTTCGGTATCGCGTTCCTTATCCTTCAAAAATCAGCTTAATCAATAAGCTTTTAGAAGATAAAAAGAAGGGCTCCGTAAGGGGCCCTTTTTATTTGTAATGATTCTTTTCCTGTTCTGACTGATGATCGGCACCATGAAGGGTCGGCGACATGAGTTTGAAAAAACCACGAGTGTAGTTTGTTGGTTGCTCAATTTTCTCAGAAAGCACCACACTGTCTGCACGGAATCTTAAGTCCTCAATCTTTATCTGCCCACTCTCGCGGGTTAAGACCTCAATGTTTAGCTGATTTCTTCCTAATCTGAATTGTTCATTAAAACCATGGGTAAGCTTCTCGTTTTTCATCATCGTTTCAATGATGGCGTCGGAGCTCTTCTGATCAAGTCCCACTACTCTAAAAACATATTCACCTTTTGCATCAGGTGTAACATTTATGTAGAAACTCGAGTTTGGCTGGGCCTTAAGAACTCGCAAAACTTTACCTAGTTCTATCTTGGTGTGAATGTCGGCCACGTTACCGTCTTTAAGAATTAAATTTCCTTCGGCACTCGGGCGAACCGGACGTTTGATCATTTGCAAAGGTTCACCGCTCGAAACATTAAGTAATGTATGAACATCGTTCTTGGTTAACTTCTGTGGTGAAAGATTTTGCGCCACAATTTTACCAGTGGCGGCAGCACGTGGACCAGTGATGTCCAGGAATCCACCAGTGGCCTCACGCATTTTACGTTTTGAAATAGGAGTCTTGCTCGCCATCCCCATCAGATAGACATCTTCTTTGGTGTCGTTTACTACCAGCTGTTTATTGATTTCATAATCACTCTGAGTTTTAAGACGCTCATAGCGAGTATACTCGTTAGCGCGACCCATGAGTGGTTTGAAGACCACTTCATCGGCGGCTTGATTTCCATTCTTTGCCATGTTGGCAAAAATGGGCGCCGCTGTTGAGTGAGAGTGTGTGTAACCAGTGGCGAAGACGATGTTATCAATCACGACTGGTTCTGAGATTGGTTCACCCTTCTTCGTAGTATAGAAGGCCTTAAATTTTTTCTCACCAGCTTCAGTGATGAATTCTTCCACTCTCTGAAGATAACCATTCACGGTGCTGATGCGACCGTCATCGATTGCTTCACCAATGCGTGAGTAACGGGGAACTTTTGGTTTTTTAAGACTGCTGACAAACTCCTCACCGGTTTTTGCAGGTTGACCCATCCATACAACTTCAACACCAGTGTTGGTCCCTTTAGGATTTAGTTGTTTATTAAGTCCGGCCGCAGTTTCAGCACCAATGCTTCCACCATCTCCGTCCCCTACGAGAAGGATTTTCTTTCCTTCATAACGAGCAACTGCTGCTCTTCCGAGTTTCTGATCTTTCACTGCGGTCTCAATGAATTCTTCAACATCTTGCACTCGTGGTACGTATTTAGGATTTTTTGCGAGATCGATAACTTTCGCCTCTTCCTCATACTTGGTAACAAGCTTAATGGAGTCGGCGTCCTTTAAACGAGTCACTGGTGTACCAAGTCCTTGAGTCACCATCCCGGCGTTGGTGTAAACCACATTACCTTTGTTGGTTTCAATTTTATACTTTGCGGGCCACGCACCTGGAGATGGTTCTTTGGTCCATTTTACGAGAGTGTTATTCACAATGAGATCAACATCTGCGGCCTTCATTGCTCCTTGAGTAACGTGCCCAAGTTCTTCCGCAGTGGCGTAGGAAGCATTGTTAATGTTGAAGTCGCGAAGTTGCACTGGCGAAGATGGAAAGGTATTTCCTGAATCACCAATGAACTCTGCCGAGTTAATATCAAAACCTTTCACCCTATGAAATGTTCCGAGATCATCCGTTGATTCAATCACCAGAACTTTGAGTCCTGGATTTGTTTCTTTGAGGGCGGCCACGGCCACACTAGTATTTGGTCCCGCCCCAATGGCCACAGCATCGTAAACGACTGGTGTAGAGGCTGTTTTAATTGCTCGCTCTGTCTTCGCCGCATCTTCCAGCATCTCATCATAAGAAGCATTCATGTAATCTCGAATAGAGGCCTTACTCATTTCATCTGAGGCAGAAAGGGGCTTGTTGTAATTATCTTGAGCAGCAGTTCTATGAAGAGACTTAACATCCGGATCAAATGGCGACTTATGATCCTTTAAGACCTGCGCTCGCATTTGGTTACCAGTTACGTAGTTCTTATACTGCGACATAAGAGTTTGTTTACGTGGTCCATCTGCCAAGGATGAAATTTGAATATAAAGTTTCTTTTCAACTTCTGCGACCTGTTCGGCCGGAAGCTTCTTGGCGAGTTGGCCATACTGGAGTTCTGGATAGAGATCTTTTACGACTTGAGAAATTTCAGTCCCCTCTTTTGAAAGTGCAATCTTAGCGGCGTCTTCACGAATAGGGGTTACCTTTGCGAGAAGTTCTTCTTCAAGGGCAAGCTTTTTAGATGTGTCTGTCGCTTTTGAAATCTTAGCAAGCGTCGTTTCAACGCTTGGATCTTTCTGAATTATGGCGGCCGCTACAGTGGTCTTTGTAGCAAGCTTAGGTTTACCTAGATTGAAGACCGAATCAAAAGTTTTGTGGCCAGCTTTGTAGGCCATGTTGGTCATTGGATTATCGATTGGGTAAAGAACAGTTTTTGCACCATACTTTAGTGTTGTGCCGGCGAAGACCAAAATCTTTCCGCCGGGAGCTTCAGCAATTGCAACTCCACCTTTCTTTAATCCATCCATCAAAGCAGTATAGGAAACCTTGAGGGCCTTCCTTGAAGGCGAAAGCATATAAGTTTTAATTGCATTGAGGGCAACGGTGATTGAATCCTTGGCTGCCTTTAGACCTTTAGAAACTCTAAGTACTTCATCTGTTTTAGTAGAAGCAGCAACAGCGGCCTGACCAATTTTAGTACTCTTTACTGCTTCAAGACCGGTCTTAGATGCCTTAAATAGAGTCGCAATTTTTGCGGCACCATTTACACCTTGTTTTAGAGCAACTGTGATACCACCAGATAAAAAGGCAGGAACAATTTCAGCCACAAGAGTTCCGGTAATTGAACAAAGACCAGTGGCCATGGTTTTACATGGAAGACAGTCAAAGTTATTCGTTGGCGTAATACATTTACTGGCACGAGGAACTCCCGCCCACTTCTGACAAAAGACATCATTTTTCATCCACTCTTTTAGAGAAGCGACGAAGGCAGAGAAGATTTTTTTCATGGCACCTGGGAAATCTTCAGTGAGTTCTTTGAAGATACTCGGATCCTCAGAGGCCTTGGCCAGTGCCAGTTGTGAAGTTGAAGAATGATCTTCAGCTCCGCTGACCCAGTTCCAAAACTCGCCCATTTTCTTTCCGGCGTATTTTCCGGCCGAAGAAACTATCCACCACATACCTTCAAAGAAGGAAACTGCGGCCTTAATGAAGCTTGAAGCTAGTTGAGTCACACAGCTATCGTTACCAAGATGACAATCTTTTGGTTTGGCCTTTTCGGGCACCAAAATTTCCGCGAGATAACCACCCACTCCCAGAGCAGAAGCGGTCATTACACATGTGAGATCCGAGGTGCAGCTGTTTTTAAGCGCTTGTTTTTTACTTTCATCACAAACCAGACCATCTCCGACTTTAGAGAGGTCTTTTAATTGCGAGTTAATACTCACACTGGCATTGGGCATTTTACAGTCGCCAGTTTCACATCCAAGTCTTCCTTCCAGACGTTCTTTGTGTTTAGCGAGTTCATCTTCCTTTGCTTTTACCTCAGAGAGAATTTTGAAACATTCTTCAGTGATACCGTTCTTTTCCTGATGTTTAGGAATGTCGACGTGCTTTATGTTTTTGGGTAAACATTGGGCCTTGTAGAGTTTTCCGAGGTCTTCTAATTTATCTACGAGTTTTTCGATACACTCGCCGTTCTCACAGGTCTTTTCTTTTGCGATGGCCGATAATGAGGAACTCAATAAGATAAGAACGAGTTTAAGAGAAATGATTTTCTTCATCCTACACTCCTCCGCAATCTACTGAGCTAATAAGATCTGAGAAGTCTTTTTCGTGGGCCTCATTCTCAATTAATCGTAGTGACTTAGAGAAGAGTATTTTTCCACGGCATTCAATGTAATAGGACTTTTCATTATAGGTCTTACCTTCATGCTGATACACGAATCCAATTTTATGGATCTTGTGACCACGAAGATTCACATTAGTTTCATAAGGAAGAAAAGAAACGGGAGTGGCCCCAACTCTTTCGGCCCAGAGTTTTTTATTGGCCTGATATTTAGTTTGGGTGCTTGAGAGGGACTTAACATCTAAATCGAATTCTGCACCGGTGTCTGTAAAGCTGATATTAGATCGTTGCCCATTGGTCTGGGGTGAAAAATAAATGAAGGGCATGCCGAAGAGATCTTTACCTAAGACCCAATTCTCTTTCTCTTCTATGAAGATACTGCGGGAATCTTTCTGAAGTTCCAGATTTTTTGCGTGAGCAGTGAGAGCGATTAAACTCAAGCAAGCGGCCAATCTCCACATATTTTCCCCTTACGGTAAAGGACCTCTCCTTTTCGTAAATTAGGGACAAATACTTTAGTTTAGTGGTCGGCTATGTCAGGATTTCAGTGCTTTAGCAAGGTAACGACCGGTATGGGAAGCTTTCACCTTAGCAACTGTCTCTGGAGTTCCTTCCGCAATAATCTGGCCTCCACCCTTACCACCTTCAGGTCCCAAATCAATTACCCAGTCCGCGGTCTTAATCACATCAAGGTTATGTTCAATGATGAGAAGCGAATGGTTTTGATCAATGAGTTTGTTCAGGGCCTTCAGCAGAATATTAATATCTTCAAAATGCAGGCCGGTGGTCGGTTCATCTAGCACATAAAGACATGAGCCTTTAGTAGATTTAGAAAGCTCGCGAGAAAGTTTCAAACGTTGGGCCTCACCACCAGAAAGTGTGGTGGCCGGTTGACCAAGTTTGATATAACCAAGGCCCACGGCATTCAGTACCTTAAGTGCACGATTGACCTTCGGATGGTTTTCAAAGAAAGGCTCGGCCTCTTCAATACTCATGGCGAGAACATCAGCGATATTCTTTCCACGATAAAGAATAGAAAGGGTCTCATTATTATAACGAGAACCTCGGCATTCAGAACAAGTCACATAAACATCGGGAAGGAAATGCATCTCGATTTTAAGCATTCCGTTTCCTTCACAGGTTTCACAACGCCCACCCTTTACATTGAAGGAAAAGCGTCCTGGCTTATAACCACGAACTTTTGATTCATTGGTTTGCGAGAAGATGTTTCGAATATCGTCAAAGAGACCAGTATAAGTGGCCGGGTTTGAGTGAGGTGTTCTTCCAATTGGAGACTGATCTAGCTCGATCAAACTTTGAATTTTATCAACGCCAGTAATGGACTGATAATTAGCAGAACTTCCGCGACGACCGCGCGAGAGATAATTTTTAACCGCTGGTATTAGCACCTTGTGAACCAGAGTTGATTTTCCTGAACCTGAAACCCCAGTGATACAAGTCATGCCACCGAGGGGAAGTTTTAAAGTCACGTCCTGGAGGTTATGCTCTTTCGCCTTATTTAAAACGATATGATCTTTCAGGTCCCGGCGTTTTTTAGGAACTTCAATCTTGAGATCACCTGAAAGGTATTTGCCCGTGATGGATTTCTTGTTCTTCTTAACTTCTTCCGGAGTTCCCGCCGCTACAATTTCACCACCGTGAATCCCGGCCTGAGGACCCATATCAATTAAGTAGTCAGAAGCGAGCATGGTATCTTCATCATGCTCTACCACCAGAACGGTGTTACCAATGTCTCGAAGATCAATCAGGGTCTTAATGAGTTTTTCATTATCACGTTGGTGAAGACCAATACTTGGT
Encoded here:
- a CDS encoding tetratricopeptide repeat protein; the protein is MVKQLRHLYNNLLILLFILGLSSCDFTPGLNRDILNAQEYVDNQDFAKAVELYERVLKKNPSKVIKTKINYQLADIYYLYLNEQVKALNYYQYIVDNEENPLFQVKAMEKIADINFTFSKNYTEAIRVYKILMNFKPRFKQYDYYFLRVGESYFEMGKYDKAREIFTQILSQPANPYYVEAYNQLGLIEFYNKNWDKAVEYWMEYLKRERRRDQIINVKFLIANAYESNEKLKEAYNIYYSLLPVYPNPDVLRARLKSVYARRVARKR
- the atpB gene encoding F0F1 ATP synthase subunit A; this translates as MKLLGLLGLFLAQSAFASGGFNFFNEASHAFHVPAHTLALVAGSLIMIVAGVLYRAQISSAKNVIIPAKGINVRNLIEALGQAMYGTAKTVMGEDATKKYFSYVIFVFFFILINNLIGILPGSMSANQNLNTTLALGIFTFFYFNFQGIRAVGFVNYMKHFAGPMPALALLIFPIEIISVSVRPLSLALRLRGNMDGDHLILGIFSELVPYIVPIPFYAMGMFVGFLQAFVFTLLTMIYIGMATAHHDHGDHEHHH
- a CDS encoding ATP synthase F0 subunit C, translated to MDVNSWVVLSAALTFAAAVLGGTFAQGKAASVALEGIARNPAAAEKLQTPMILALALVESLVLFGFGIAFLILQKSA
- a CDS encoding pepsin/retropepsin-like aspartic protease family protein produces the protein MWRLAACLSLIALTAHAKNLELQKDSRSIFIEEKENWVLGKDLFGMPFIYFSPQTNGQRSNISFTDTGAEFDLDVKSLSSTQTKYQANKKLWAERVGATPVSFLPYETNVNLRGHKIHKIGFVYQHEGKTYNEKSYYIECRGKILFSKSLRLIENEAHEKDFSDLISSVDCGGV